A window of Haloarcula sp. H-GB4 contains these coding sequences:
- the phaC gene encoding poly(3-hydroxyalkanoate) polymerase subunit PhaC: protein MSSNPFNPFEAALNWQRKTLENMTDAAETSQIADERLELMESVEVGQTPSNVVYEENKLELLHYDAEAAGIEVPDEEKEDVPILIVYALINRPYILDLQEERSVVRRLLEAGHDVYLIDWNEPSRLDQHLTLDDYVNRYMDNCVDVVRDRSGQDAINILGYCMGGTMSVMYTALHKEKVNTLGLMAAGLCFDHTGGVLEEWGSEEYYSPQDVVDTFGNVPSDMLDIGFALMDPVENYVTKYIRFAENMENEGFVENFGRMEQWLGDGIDVAGEAYVQFLEDVYQDNKLYRNELELDGKHVDLDNIDMPVLQLMGEYDHLIPPEASKPFNDVIASDDTRTIEFSTGHIGLSVSSSTHADLWPEVAEWYSERSKGSEEVDIEVESPEAAADDAVDQSELTDIDVDATDDVGADATEDEDDATDGPADVDSVSGIGPTYADRLHDAGIHSVADLAEYDPAELADIAETTESRAQDWLDQL from the coding sequence ATGTCCAGCAATCCCTTCAATCCGTTCGAGGCCGCGCTCAACTGGCAGCGAAAGACGCTGGAGAATATGACCGACGCCGCCGAGACCAGCCAGATCGCTGACGAACGACTGGAGCTGATGGAGTCCGTCGAAGTCGGCCAGACGCCCAGCAACGTCGTCTACGAGGAGAACAAGCTCGAACTCCTCCACTACGACGCCGAAGCCGCCGGCATCGAGGTGCCGGACGAGGAGAAGGAGGACGTGCCGATACTCATCGTCTACGCGCTCATCAACCGGCCGTACATCCTCGACCTGCAGGAAGAGCGGTCGGTCGTCCGACGCCTGCTTGAGGCGGGCCACGACGTGTATCTCATCGACTGGAACGAGCCGTCACGGCTCGACCAGCACCTCACCCTCGATGACTACGTCAATCGCTATATGGACAACTGCGTCGACGTGGTCCGCGACCGCTCCGGGCAGGACGCGATCAACATCCTCGGCTACTGTATGGGCGGGACGATGTCGGTGATGTACACCGCGCTCCACAAGGAGAAAGTTAACACGCTGGGCCTGATGGCTGCTGGGCTGTGCTTCGACCACACTGGCGGCGTCCTCGAAGAGTGGGGGTCCGAGGAGTACTATTCCCCGCAGGATGTCGTCGACACGTTCGGCAACGTCCCCTCGGATATGCTCGACATCGGTTTCGCGCTGATGGACCCGGTTGAGAACTACGTCACGAAGTACATCCGGTTCGCGGAGAACATGGAGAACGAAGGCTTTGTCGAGAACTTCGGCCGGATGGAGCAGTGGCTTGGCGACGGTATTGACGTCGCCGGCGAAGCCTACGTTCAGTTCCTCGAGGACGTGTATCAGGACAACAAACTCTACCGGAACGAACTGGAACTCGACGGTAAGCACGTCGACCTGGACAACATCGACATGCCCGTCCTCCAGCTCATGGGAGAGTACGACCACCTCATCCCGCCGGAGGCCTCCAAGCCGTTCAACGACGTTATCGCCAGCGACGACACGCGAACCATCGAGTTCTCGACGGGCCACATCGGCCTCTCGGTTTCGTCGTCGACGCACGCCGACCTCTGGCCCGAGGTCGCCGAGTGGTACTCCGAGCGTAGCAAAGGGAGCGAAGAAGTCGACATTGAGGTCGAATCCCCCGAGGCGGCTGCAGACGACGCGGTGGACCAGTCGGAACTCACCGACATCGACGTTGACGCGACTGATGATGTCGGTGCCGACGCTACCGAGGATGAAGACGACGCGACCGACGGACCTGCCGATGTCGATAGCGTCTCCGGTATCGGCCCGACATACGCCGACCGTCTGCACGACGCCGGCATCCACAGCGTTGCGGACCTGGCTGAATACGATCCGGCCGAACTGGCCGATATCGCTGAGACCACCGAGTCCCGCGCGCAGGACTGGCTCGACCAGCTGTAA
- a CDS encoding TIGR00725 family protein translates to MRVSVIGGSTVTDEQYQQAREAGRRLGEHGHDVVCGGLTGVMEAVCRGASEAGGHTIGILPGERRAAANDYVETAIATGMGNARNVLVVMNGAAVIAIDGGTGTLSELGHALDIDRPVAGLGTHRLDSPVGDAIEHVDTPAEAVEHVESAVQ, encoded by the coding sequence ATGCGCGTTTCGGTCATCGGCGGCTCGACAGTCACCGACGAACAGTACCAGCAGGCACGCGAGGCCGGGCGCCGACTCGGTGAGCATGGCCACGATGTCGTCTGTGGCGGCCTCACTGGTGTGATGGAGGCGGTCTGCCGAGGTGCGAGTGAGGCCGGCGGCCACACTATCGGTATCCTCCCAGGCGAGCGCCGGGCCGCCGCAAACGACTACGTCGAGACTGCTATTGCGACCGGGATGGGCAATGCCCGGAACGTCCTCGTCGTGATGAACGGCGCGGCCGTCATCGCTATCGACGGCGGCACCGGGACGCTCTCGGAACTCGGCCACGCCCTCGACATAGACCGGCCGGTCGCCGGACTTGGAACACACCGCCTCGACAGCCCAGTCGGCGACGCTATCGAACACGTTGATACTCCCGCCGAGGCCGTCGAACACGTCGAGTCTGCCGTGCAGTAG
- the thsA gene encoding thermosome subunit alpha, protein MGNQPMIVLSEESQRTSGKDAQSMNITAGTAVAEAVRTTLGPKGMDKMLVDNSGSVVVTNDGVTILDEMDIEHPAANMIVEVAQTQEDEVGDGTTTAVVMAGELLSKAEELLDQDIHASILAQGYRQAAEKAKEILEDNAIDVDADDTETLEKVAATAMTGKGAESSKDVLAELVVRAAQSVVDDDGSVDTDNIQIETVVGGATDESELVEGVIVDKERVHDNMPFAVEDADVALLDTAIEVPETELDTEVNVTDPDQLQQFLDQEEEQLKEMVDKLAEAGADVVFCQKGIDDMAQHYLAQEGILAVRRAKKSDIEALSRSTGARIISNIDDIEADDLGFAGSVAQKDIAGDERIFVEDVEDARAVTMILRGGTEHVVDEVERAIEDSLGVVAATLEDGKVLPGGGAPETQLALGLRDHADSVGGREQLAVEAFADAIDVIPRTLAENAGLDPIDSLVDLRSKHDGGAVTSGLDAYTGEVVDMEEDGVVEPLRVKTQAVESATEAAVMILRIDDVIAAGDLKGGQGDDDEDEGGPGGPGGAPGGMGGGMGGMGGGMGGMM, encoded by the coding sequence ATGGGCAACCAGCCCATGATTGTACTTTCCGAGGAGTCCCAGCGGACATCCGGAAAGGACGCGCAGTCGATGAACATCACGGCCGGGACGGCCGTCGCCGAGGCCGTTCGGACGACTCTGGGTCCGAAGGGCATGGACAAGATGCTCGTCGACAACTCAGGCTCGGTCGTCGTCACGAACGACGGCGTCACCATCCTTGATGAGATGGACATCGAGCACCCCGCCGCCAACATGATCGTCGAGGTCGCCCAGACCCAGGAAGACGAAGTGGGCGACGGTACGACCACGGCGGTCGTCATGGCCGGCGAACTCCTCTCGAAGGCCGAGGAACTCCTCGACCAAGACATCCACGCCAGCATCCTGGCCCAGGGGTACCGCCAGGCCGCCGAGAAGGCCAAGGAAATCCTCGAAGACAACGCCATCGACGTCGACGCTGACGACACGGAGACCCTCGAAAAGGTCGCCGCGACCGCGATGACCGGCAAGGGCGCGGAGTCCTCCAAGGACGTCCTCGCCGAACTCGTCGTCCGCGCCGCACAGTCCGTCGTCGACGACGACGGCAGCGTTGACACTGACAACATCCAGATCGAAACCGTCGTTGGCGGCGCAACCGACGAGTCCGAACTCGTCGAAGGCGTCATCGTCGACAAGGAACGCGTCCACGACAACATGCCGTTCGCCGTTGAGGACGCCGACGTGGCCCTGCTCGACACGGCCATCGAGGTTCCGGAAACGGAGCTCGACACCGAGGTCAACGTCACCGACCCCGACCAGCTCCAGCAGTTCCTCGACCAGGAAGAGGAGCAGCTCAAGGAGATGGTCGACAAGCTCGCCGAAGCCGGTGCTGATGTCGTCTTCTGCCAGAAGGGCATCGACGACATGGCTCAGCACTACCTCGCGCAGGAAGGTATTCTCGCTGTTCGCCGCGCCAAGAAGTCCGACATCGAGGCGCTCTCGCGCTCGACCGGCGCGCGCATCATCTCGAACATCGACGACATCGAAGCCGACGACCTCGGCTTCGCCGGCTCCGTTGCCCAGAAGGACATCGCTGGCGACGAGCGTATCTTCGTCGAGGACGTCGAGGACGCCCGCGCTGTCACGATGATTCTCCGCGGCGGCACCGAACACGTCGTCGACGAAGTCGAGCGTGCCATCGAGGACTCGCTCGGCGTCGTCGCCGCCACGCTGGAGGACGGCAAGGTCCTGCCCGGCGGCGGTGCCCCTGAGACGCAGCTCGCACTCGGCCTGCGCGACCACGCCGACTCCGTCGGTGGGCGCGAACAGCTCGCCGTCGAAGCCTTCGCCGACGCCATCGACGTCATCCCGCGCACCCTCGCAGAGAACGCTGGTCTCGACCCGATCGACTCGCTGGTCGACCTCCGCAGCAAGCACGACGGTGGCGCAGTCACCTCCGGGCTTGACGCCTACACCGGTGAGGTCGTCGACATGGAAGAGGACGGCGTCGTCGAGCCCCTCCGTGTCAAGACCCAGGCCGTCGAAAGCGCAACCGAAGCAGCCGTCATGATCCTCCGCATCGATGACGTCATCGCTGCTGGCGACCTCAAGGGTGGCCAGGGCGACGACGACGAGGACGAAGGCGGACCTGGCGGCCCAGGCGGCGCGCCCGGCGGAATGGGCGGCGGCATGGGCGGCATGGGCGGCGGTATGGGCGGCATGATGTAA